A stretch of DNA from SAR202 cluster bacterium:
AATAGCTCAGTAAAAGGGTTAATGGATAGAGAAGTAGTTAGAGTTATTACACCTGGCACAATAATTGAACCGTCAATACTTAATGATAAAAAAAATAACTATATTGTCAGTTTGGTACTAAAAAATAATATAGCAACAATTGCCTTTATAGATACAAGTAGTAGTAATATTATCGAAATAATAGATACTCCTAGTATAAACCTCCCTTTGGAACTCGACAGAATAAACCCAGCTGAAATTATTAGTTCTGAAGATCAACCAGCCCAGATAAATGAGTTTATTATTACAAATTCAAATGAAAGCTTTTCTAATGTCGCAAATTCA
This window harbors:
- a CDS encoding DNA mismatch repair protein MutS, whose product is MTTPIRRQYLSIKAEHNDALLLFRMGDFYETFDNDAEIISKDLDIALTSREMGKDNRVPLAGIPYHALDSYLAKLINKGHKIAICEQITDIENSSVKGLMDREVVRVITPGTIIEPSILNDKKNNYIVSLVLKNNIATIAFIDTSSSNIIEIIDTPSINLPLELDRINPAEIISSEDQPAQINEFIITNSNESFSNVANS